From the Ruania alkalisoli genome, one window contains:
- a CDS encoding NAD(P)-dependent alcohol dehydrogenase — MKALQYVEVGRPPELREVPIPEPGPGEVRVKVTAAGACHSDSFVMGLSAEQFAQFGYPLPMTLGHEGVGVVDKRGEGVDAVQEGDAVAIYGPQGCGRCYECAQGKENYCPRAAELGITPPGLGSDGSMAEYVLVRNQRHLTPLGDLDPVRNVALTDAGLTPYHAIKTSLPKLVPGTVAVVIGAGGLGHVAIQILREITPATVIALDVSEDKLALARDVGAHHAFASDEEAAGKIRDAVGGAKVAAVFDFVAIQPTVDLGLSLLGTESDLVLVGVGATKADIGMLARPYDSTIRSPYWGSRSELIEVLELARAGRVSVEVETFSLDEAPEAYRRLHEGTLRGRAVVVP; from the coding sequence GTGAAGGCGCTGCAGTATGTCGAGGTCGGTCGTCCCCCCGAGCTGCGGGAGGTGCCCATCCCGGAACCTGGACCGGGTGAGGTTCGGGTCAAGGTCACTGCTGCCGGTGCGTGTCACTCCGATTCGTTCGTGATGGGGCTGTCGGCGGAGCAGTTCGCCCAGTTCGGCTACCCCCTCCCGATGACCCTGGGCCATGAAGGTGTGGGTGTGGTGGACAAGCGCGGCGAGGGGGTCGATGCCGTACAGGAGGGTGACGCAGTCGCGATCTACGGCCCGCAGGGCTGCGGCCGGTGCTACGAGTGCGCGCAGGGGAAGGAGAACTACTGTCCGCGCGCCGCGGAGCTCGGCATCACCCCACCCGGTCTCGGATCCGATGGCTCGATGGCCGAGTATGTGCTGGTCCGCAATCAGCGCCACCTCACCCCGCTCGGCGATCTGGACCCCGTGCGCAACGTCGCCCTCACCGATGCCGGCCTCACTCCGTACCACGCCATCAAGACGTCGCTCCCGAAGCTTGTCCCTGGCACGGTCGCGGTCGTGATCGGGGCAGGCGGCCTGGGTCACGTCGCCATCCAGATCCTGCGGGAGATCACTCCGGCGACGGTGATCGCCCTCGACGTGAGCGAGGACAAGCTCGCTCTCGCCCGGGATGTCGGTGCCCACCACGCGTTCGCGTCGGACGAGGAGGCAGCAGGCAAGATCCGTGACGCCGTCGGCGGGGCGAAGGTGGCAGCCGTCTTCGATTTCGTCGCGATCCAGCCCACGGTGGACTTGGGACTGTCGCTGCTGGGTACCGAGTCCGACCTGGTGCTGGTGGGGGTCGGTGCCACGAAGGCCGATATCGGGATGCTCGCGCGTCCATATGACTCGACCATCCGCTCCCCCTACTGGGGTAGCCGCTCCGAGCTGATCGAGGTGCTGGAGCTCGCCCGTGCCGGGCGCGTCTCAGTGGAGGTGGAGACCTTCTCGCTCGACGAGGCACCGGAGGCGTATCGCCGCCTGCACGAGGGCACACTGCGGGGACGGGCCGTCGTGGTGCCGTGA
- a CDS encoding aldo/keto reductase — protein MHERKIGNRLVSAIGLGAMPMSIEGRPEPERAIATINAALDAGITLIDTANSYHRDAGEEGHNEELVARALRARGVSDDEVLVATKGGTQRPGDGSWTKNGRPERLKQAAKDSARRLGVEAIGLYQFHRPDPEVPFAESMGAIAELLDEGVIQMAGVSNTDVAQINEANDVLDGRLVSVQNQFSPRFRSSHDELEHCARLGIAFLPWSPLGGIAKAAELGSQHRAFADVAGELGVSVYQVTLAWELALADVVIPIPGASRPESIVDSAGAAEVRLSEEQMARLSAS, from the coding sequence GTGCACGAACGCAAGATCGGCAACCGACTCGTCTCCGCCATCGGACTCGGAGCCATGCCCATGTCGATCGAGGGCCGGCCCGAACCCGAGCGCGCCATCGCGACGATCAATGCCGCGCTCGACGCCGGCATCACCCTGATCGACACCGCCAACTCCTATCACCGCGACGCCGGTGAGGAGGGGCACAACGAGGAGCTCGTCGCCCGTGCCCTGCGTGCCCGTGGCGTCAGTGACGACGAGGTGCTGGTGGCCACGAAGGGCGGCACCCAGCGCCCAGGCGACGGATCGTGGACCAAGAACGGACGCCCCGAACGGCTCAAGCAGGCCGCGAAGGACTCGGCCCGGCGGCTCGGCGTGGAGGCGATCGGGCTGTACCAGTTCCACCGCCCCGACCCCGAGGTCCCGTTCGCCGAATCAATGGGCGCGATCGCCGAACTCCTCGACGAGGGCGTGATCCAGATGGCCGGCGTCTCCAACACCGACGTCGCCCAGATCAACGAGGCCAACGACGTGCTGGACGGACGCCTGGTGAGCGTGCAGAACCAGTTCTCACCACGGTTCCGCTCCAGTCACGACGAACTGGAGCACTGTGCACGGCTCGGCATCGCATTCCTGCCCTGGAGCCCGCTCGGTGGCATCGCCAAGGCGGCCGAGCTCGGCAGCCAGCACCGTGCATTCGCCGACGTGGCCGGCGAGCTCGGAGTGAGCGTCTACCAGGTCACGCTCGCATGGGAGCTGGCGCTGGCCGACGTGGTCATCCCGATCCCGGGCGCGTCGCGGCCCGAGAGCATCGTCGATTCCGCTGGGGCGGCCGAGGTGCGACTCTCCGAGGAGCAGATGGCGCGCCTCTCCGCGAGCTGA
- a CDS encoding alpha-L-rhamnosidase produces MTSDATDWHQRSAELRLDGEQVAAMTSADSIFVEWPFEPLVPHARHTLEVRVTGIDGVTSPWSAPVAMRSAFLDDGEWQAAFVALAEPRGEACPGQVRTDFAVTGSLRSATLYATACGAYQASINSRDVDDAVLKPGWTVYQERLVHEATDVTDLVREGTNTIGIRFAGAWWTEEYGFDGNTRRFYGDQPRVAAQLHLVFEDGATQVIGTDGSWRGAAVGPVTASSIYHGEHVDARRTLPGWDAPEFDDSGWPEVAVVPDVSVVPEPDVAEPVRRTGELVVAEVITTPSGKTVLDFGQNLVGRLRVRVSGPAGHTITLRHAEVLEHDELGTRPLRAAAATDTFTCSGAEDVFEPEFTFHGFRYAEIENWPGGLDPRDLTAIVVGSDMRRTGWFESSHELVNQLHENVVWGMRGNFLSLPTDCPQRDERLGWTGDIQVFSPTAATLFDSDGFLTSWLRDVAIEQARSGGVCPFVVPNVLDEPKAAAAWGDAATVVPMVLFERFGDLAALEEQYPSMKAWVDVLVGLAGDRLLWEGDFQFGDWLDPAAPPDRADGGLTDKDIVASAHVVRSAALLTEAATILGHAEDAAHYGDYAERARQAWVREYVTGSGRIASDSQTAYAMAVSYGLVDSETTQEMGDRLAEIVRRDGYVIGTGFVGTPIIADALCSTGYSDVAGRLLLQTGVPSWLYAVTMGATTIWERWDSMLPDGTINPGEMTSFNHYAFGAIADWLHRGLAGLTSTGPGYRRIRIAPTPIDGLEHASVRQETPYGLAESGWAETGEGTLRVHATIPANTTAQVTLPGRETFDVGSGIHEWTVDDPRGRSSVDRHDDLSAGVAG; encoded by the coding sequence GTGACTTCCGACGCCACCGATTGGCACCAGCGCAGCGCAGAATTGCGGCTGGACGGCGAGCAGGTAGCAGCGATGACGTCTGCCGACTCGATCTTCGTGGAGTGGCCGTTCGAGCCGCTGGTTCCGCATGCCCGGCACACGCTCGAGGTACGGGTGACCGGCATTGACGGCGTCACGTCGCCATGGAGCGCGCCTGTGGCCATGCGCAGCGCGTTTCTCGACGACGGCGAGTGGCAGGCCGCATTCGTGGCTCTCGCCGAGCCAAGAGGCGAAGCGTGCCCGGGACAAGTTCGCACCGACTTCGCGGTGACGGGGTCCCTGCGCTCAGCCACCCTGTACGCCACCGCCTGCGGTGCCTATCAGGCGAGCATCAACTCCCGCGATGTGGACGACGCCGTACTCAAGCCTGGGTGGACGGTCTACCAGGAACGGCTGGTGCACGAGGCCACCGATGTGACGGATCTGGTGCGCGAGGGGACGAACACCATCGGAATCCGCTTCGCTGGCGCCTGGTGGACGGAGGAGTACGGCTTTGACGGGAACACACGCCGTTTCTATGGAGACCAGCCGCGTGTTGCGGCGCAGCTGCACCTGGTCTTCGAGGACGGGGCGACCCAGGTCATTGGTACCGACGGGAGCTGGCGCGGTGCCGCCGTCGGGCCGGTCACGGCCAGCTCGATCTACCACGGTGAGCATGTGGATGCCCGGCGCACGCTGCCCGGCTGGGACGCACCCGAGTTTGACGACTCAGGTTGGCCGGAAGTTGCCGTTGTGCCGGACGTCTCCGTAGTGCCGGAGCCGGACGTAGCCGAACCGGTGCGGCGCACGGGCGAGCTTGTTGTGGCCGAGGTGATCACGACGCCGTCGGGCAAGACCGTGCTCGATTTCGGGCAGAACCTCGTCGGACGCCTCCGGGTGCGGGTGAGTGGGCCTGCCGGGCACACCATCACCCTCCGACATGCGGAGGTCCTCGAACACGACGAGCTGGGCACACGCCCATTGCGTGCTGCCGCGGCCACCGACACGTTCACGTGCTCCGGCGCCGAGGATGTGTTCGAACCCGAGTTCACTTTCCACGGGTTCCGGTACGCCGAGATCGAGAACTGGCCGGGCGGGCTTGACCCTCGGGATCTGACGGCCATTGTGGTGGGTAGCGACATGCGCCGCACGGGCTGGTTCGAGTCCTCGCACGAGTTGGTGAACCAGCTGCACGAGAACGTGGTCTGGGGGATGCGGGGCAACTTTCTTTCGCTGCCCACCGACTGTCCGCAGCGCGACGAACGTCTCGGCTGGACCGGCGACATTCAAGTGTTCTCCCCGACGGCAGCCACCCTGTTCGATTCGGACGGCTTCCTGACCTCATGGTTGCGGGACGTGGCGATCGAGCAGGCGAGGAGCGGCGGGGTCTGCCCGTTCGTGGTACCCAACGTGCTCGATGAGCCGAAGGCCGCCGCGGCGTGGGGCGATGCGGCCACGGTGGTGCCGATGGTGCTGTTCGAGCGCTTCGGCGACCTGGCCGCACTCGAGGAGCAGTACCCCTCCATGAAAGCTTGGGTGGACGTACTGGTCGGCCTTGCCGGAGACCGACTGCTCTGGGAGGGGGACTTCCAGTTCGGCGACTGGCTCGACCCGGCCGCACCGCCCGACCGGGCTGATGGGGGTCTGACGGACAAGGACATCGTGGCCAGCGCGCACGTGGTTCGCTCGGCCGCGCTGTTGACCGAGGCAGCCACGATCCTCGGTCATGCCGAGGACGCGGCCCACTATGGCGATTACGCCGAGCGGGCCCGGCAGGCGTGGGTGCGCGAGTACGTCACCGGGTCTGGTCGGATTGCCTCCGACTCCCAGACTGCCTACGCGATGGCCGTCTCCTACGGCCTCGTCGACTCCGAGACCACCCAGGAGATGGGGGACCGGCTCGCCGAGATCGTCCGCCGGGACGGGTATGTGATCGGCACCGGCTTCGTCGGCACACCGATCATCGCCGACGCGCTGTGCTCGACTGGGTACTCGGACGTCGCGGGCCGATTGTTGCTGCAGACCGGAGTGCCGTCCTGGCTGTACGCCGTCACGATGGGTGCCACCACAATCTGGGAACGATGGGACTCCATGCTCCCGGACGGCACCATCAACCCCGGAGAGATGACCTCCTTCAACCATTACGCCTTCGGAGCGATCGCGGACTGGCTGCACCGCGGCCTGGCCGGACTCACGTCGACCGGCCCTGGGTACCGGAGAATCAGGATCGCACCGACTCCGATCGACGGTCTCGAGCACGCCTCGGTACGGCAGGAAACCCCGTACGGACTCGCCGAGTCCGGCTGGGCCGAAACCGGCGAGGGCACCCTGCGAGTGCACGCCACCATCCCCGCCAATACGACGGCGCAGGTCACCCTCCCCGGGCGTGAGACGTTCGACGTGGGTTCGGGCATACATGAATGGACCGTCGACGATCCACGTGGGCGATCGTCAGTGGACCGCCATGACGACCTGTCGGCGGGTGTGGCCGGGTAG
- a CDS encoding ABC transporter substrate-binding protein — MVAATAAAALVLAACSGGGSTDGTVEITFLTSAGDLSTATGEALIEAFEAENPDIVVNLDTKPDGTDGDNLVKTRLSTGEMADVFMYNSGSLFQALNPEQNLVEMSDFAFADSLTDDFVSVVSTENGLYGGAYGASLAGGIAYNGAIYDELGLEVPESWDDFMANNEEIAAAGYDPIIQTYGDTWTAQLFVLADFANVNAADPEWAQGYTAHEKFYAEQPALAGFVHHQEAYEAGYFNENYPSATYEDGARMLAEGTGVHYPILTGVMDTIRANHPDAVSDIRFMALPADDPANTSATIWQPSGVYIPQTTEGEEREAAQAFVEFVNSTEACEIFTAQGAPTGPYVNGCELPADVDPLVADVQAYFDSGRTAPALEFLSPIKGPNLSQITVEVGSGIRGAEEAAANYDRDVENQAQQLGLEGW, encoded by the coding sequence ATGGTCGCGGCTACCGCCGCCGCTGCCCTCGTTCTAGCCGCATGCTCTGGCGGTGGTAGTACTGACGGAACCGTCGAGATCACGTTTCTCACGAGTGCCGGTGACCTGAGCACCGCCACCGGGGAGGCATTGATCGAGGCTTTCGAGGCCGAGAACCCCGACATTGTGGTCAACCTGGACACCAAGCCCGACGGCACTGACGGTGACAATCTCGTCAAGACACGCTTGTCTACTGGAGAGATGGCGGACGTCTTCATGTATAACTCTGGATCGTTGTTCCAAGCGCTGAATCCGGAGCAGAATCTCGTAGAGATGAGCGACTTTGCGTTCGCGGACTCGCTCACGGACGATTTTGTCTCCGTCGTCAGTACGGAGAATGGCCTGTATGGCGGTGCATACGGGGCGTCACTGGCGGGAGGGATCGCCTATAACGGTGCGATCTACGATGAACTCGGCCTGGAGGTCCCGGAGTCGTGGGACGACTTCATGGCGAACAATGAGGAGATCGCTGCGGCGGGCTATGACCCGATCATCCAGACCTATGGGGACACGTGGACCGCTCAACTCTTCGTGCTCGCTGACTTCGCGAACGTCAACGCCGCGGACCCTGAGTGGGCGCAGGGGTATACGGCGCACGAGAAGTTCTACGCGGAACAGCCTGCGCTGGCTGGCTTCGTGCACCACCAGGAGGCCTATGAGGCTGGGTATTTCAACGAGAACTATCCCTCGGCCACATACGAGGACGGGGCGCGGATGCTCGCCGAGGGCACGGGTGTGCACTACCCGATTCTGACCGGCGTGATGGACACCATTCGAGCCAACCATCCGGATGCTGTCAGTGATATTCGATTCATGGCACTGCCTGCCGATGACCCGGCGAACACCTCGGCCACGATCTGGCAACCGAGCGGCGTCTACATCCCGCAGACCACTGAGGGTGAAGAGCGTGAGGCAGCTCAGGCGTTCGTGGAGTTCGTGAATAGTACTGAGGCCTGTGAGATCTTCACCGCGCAGGGGGCGCCGACCGGTCCGTATGTGAACGGTTGCGAGCTTCCCGCTGATGTGGATCCGTTGGTTGCGGATGTGCAGGCGTACTTTGATTCTGGGAGGACCGCTCCAGCGTTGGAGTTCCTCTCCCCGATCAAGGGCCCGAACCTCTCCCAGATCACGGTTGAGGTGGGCTCCGGTATCCGGGGCGCTGAGGAAGCCGCGGCGAACTATGACCGTGATGTGGAGAACCAGGCTCAGCAGCTAGGCCTCGAGGGCTGGTGA
- the iolD gene encoding 3D-(3,5/4)-trihydroxycyclohexane-1,2-dione acylhydrolase (decyclizing) has product MTEAPQHSQATVRLTVAQALVRFLSVQYTERDGVRQRLIPGAFGIFGHGNVAGVGQALLQNALDPADGEESLPYYLVRNEQAMVHSAVGFSRARSRLQTYACTASIGPGSTNMVTGAALATINRVPVLLLPSDIFATRRPDPVLQQLEDPGSPEVSVNDAFRPVSRFWDRITRPEQLIASLPQAMRVLTDPAETGAVTLCLPQDVQAEAHDFPVGLFRERTWHVGRPVPEPAALERAVAAIRSAQRPLLVAGGGVKYSEASQALIDFADATGIPVADTQAGKGAIPADHPCAVGGVGSTGSAAANALAAEADVVIGVGTRYSDFTTASHTAFAREGVRFVNLNVASFDAAKHSAEMLVADAREGLTALTGALSGHRVSEEYAAEAHKLTQEWARTTAELTRPAASPERQLPAQVEVFGALNELMGAEDVVINAAGSMPGDLQALWRAAGPDQYHVEYGYSCMGYEIPAAIGVRLARPESERQVVAIVGDGTYQMMPTELATIVAEGLKVIVVVLQNHGFASIGALSESVGSQRFGTAYRMRDDSGQLAGEYVGVDLAANAASFGVRTVTASSVDDFREAYQQAAAAPDATVIVIETDPVGPNPPATNGWDVPVAEVARLESTQRAYEEYARLRARQRHYL; this is encoded by the coding sequence ATGACCGAGGCCCCGCAGCACTCACAGGCGACCGTGCGACTCACCGTCGCGCAGGCGCTGGTGCGCTTCCTCTCGGTGCAGTACACCGAGCGCGACGGCGTGCGTCAGCGGTTGATCCCCGGCGCCTTCGGGATCTTCGGGCACGGGAATGTGGCCGGCGTGGGTCAGGCGCTGCTGCAGAACGCCCTGGATCCTGCGGACGGCGAGGAGTCGTTGCCGTATTACCTGGTACGCAACGAGCAGGCGATGGTGCACTCCGCCGTCGGGTTCTCCCGCGCGCGCAGCCGGCTGCAGACCTACGCGTGCACGGCCTCGATCGGTCCAGGATCGACGAATATGGTCACCGGCGCCGCACTGGCGACGATCAACCGGGTGCCGGTCCTGCTGCTGCCCTCGGACATCTTCGCCACCCGCCGGCCCGATCCGGTGCTGCAGCAGCTCGAGGACCCGGGATCGCCCGAGGTGAGCGTGAATGACGCGTTCCGGCCGGTCTCGCGCTTCTGGGACCGCATCACCCGGCCCGAGCAGCTGATCGCCTCGCTCCCGCAGGCGATGCGCGTGCTCACCGACCCGGCCGAGACTGGTGCGGTCACGCTGTGCCTCCCGCAGGACGTGCAGGCCGAGGCGCATGATTTCCCGGTCGGACTGTTCCGCGAGCGCACCTGGCATGTGGGGCGGCCGGTGCCGGAGCCGGCGGCCCTGGAGCGCGCCGTGGCCGCGATCCGGTCCGCCCAGCGCCCGCTGCTGGTGGCCGGCGGTGGGGTGAAGTACTCCGAGGCCAGCCAGGCGTTGATCGACTTCGCCGACGCGACCGGTATCCCGGTGGCGGACACCCAGGCAGGCAAGGGGGCGATCCCGGCGGACCACCCGTGCGCCGTCGGAGGCGTCGGTTCCACGGGGTCGGCGGCGGCCAATGCGTTGGCGGCCGAGGCGGACGTGGTGATCGGTGTGGGCACGCGCTACTCGGACTTCACGACGGCCTCCCACACTGCCTTCGCGCGCGAGGGCGTGCGCTTCGTGAACCTGAACGTGGCGAGCTTCGACGCCGCCAAGCACAGCGCCGAGATGCTCGTGGCCGACGCGCGCGAGGGACTGACGGCCCTGACCGGCGCGCTGTCAGGGCACCGGGTGAGCGAGGAGTACGCCGCTGAGGCGCACAAGCTCACCCAGGAATGGGCACGCACGACGGCGGAGCTCACCCGGCCCGCCGCCTCACCTGAGCGTCAGCTCCCCGCGCAGGTGGAGGTGTTCGGAGCCCTGAACGAGCTGATGGGCGCCGAGGACGTGGTGATCAACGCCGCCGGTTCGATGCCCGGTGACCTGCAGGCGCTGTGGCGTGCGGCAGGCCCGGACCAGTACCACGTGGAGTACGGCTACTCCTGCATGGGGTACGAGATCCCGGCAGCGATCGGGGTGCGGCTCGCCCGCCCCGAGAGTGAGCGGCAGGTGGTCGCGATCGTCGGCGACGGCACGTACCAGATGATGCCCACCGAGCTGGCGACGATCGTGGCCGAGGGGCTGAAGGTGATCGTGGTGGTGCTGCAGAACCACGGCTTCGCCTCGATCGGGGCGCTCTCGGAGTCGGTGGGCTCGCAGCGCTTCGGCACCGCCTACCGGATGCGGGACGACTCCGGGCAGCTGGCCGGTGAGTACGTGGGCGTGGACCTGGCCGCGAATGCGGCGAGCTTCGGCGTGCGGACCGTCACCGCCTCCTCGGTCGATGATTTCCGGGAGGCCTACCAGCAGGCGGCCGCTGCACCGGACGCCACCGTGATCGTGATCGAGACCGACCCGGTCGGTCCGAACCCACCGGCCACGAACGGTTGGGACGTGCCGGTCGCCGAAGTGGCGCGGCTGGAGAGCACGCAGCGGGCCTACGAGGAGTACGCCCGGCTCCGGGCGAGGCAGCGGCACTACCTGTAG
- a CDS encoding dihydrofolate reductase family protein — protein MGRILYDTATTLNGWIADENNSLSWLFEVDGGDHPDEGLFPSGASVLVEGSTTYEWLLAQEDVLAHPEKWQEFHGDRPTFVFTSRDLPVPEGADVRFVSGSVAEVLPSIREAAGDGDIWVVGGGDLAGQFLDIGALDEIALSVAPVALTGGAPVLPRRIESDRLRLVSATAFGQFARLVYRVESASSKD, from the coding sequence ATGGGACGCATTCTGTATGACACGGCAACGACGCTGAACGGCTGGATCGCCGACGAGAACAACTCGCTGAGCTGGTTGTTCGAGGTGGACGGCGGTGATCATCCTGATGAGGGGCTGTTTCCCTCCGGTGCGAGCGTGCTCGTCGAGGGGTCGACGACGTACGAGTGGTTGCTCGCTCAGGAGGACGTGCTCGCTCACCCGGAGAAGTGGCAGGAGTTCCACGGCGATCGGCCGACGTTCGTCTTCACCAGCCGTGACCTGCCCGTGCCCGAGGGGGCGGATGTCCGCTTCGTCTCCGGCTCGGTAGCCGAGGTACTGCCGTCGATCCGGGAGGCAGCGGGAGACGGCGATATCTGGGTGGTCGGCGGTGGTGACCTGGCCGGCCAGTTCCTCGACATCGGTGCGCTCGACGAGATTGCGCTGTCGGTGGCACCGGTGGCGTTGACCGGCGGGGCGCCCGTGCTGCCCCGGCGGATCGAGTCCGATCGGCTGCGGCTCGTCTCGGCGACGGCGTTCGGCCAGTTCGCGCGCCTCGTGTACAGGGTGGAGAGTGCCTCCTCGAAGGACTGA
- a CDS encoding helix-turn-helix transcriptional regulator, with amino-acid sequence MQNSLMVRRQERGWSQQFLAEQLGVSRQTVISIEKGRFDPSLPLAFRLAEVFGCRIEDLFSP; translated from the coding sequence ATGCAGAACTCACTGATGGTCCGCCGTCAGGAAAGGGGCTGGTCTCAGCAGTTCCTGGCCGAGCAGCTCGGCGTCTCCCGCCAGACCGTGATCTCGATCGAGAAGGGCCGGTTCGACCCCTCGCTGCCCCTCGCCTTCCGGCTCGCCGAGGTGTTCGGATGCCGCATCGAGGATCTGTTCAGCCCGTGA
- a CDS encoding carbohydrate ABC transporter permease, translated as MKRDRTMRWVIGIAAIAVSIVVFILPFIFILLQAAKTRRGAAELSFSWPTEWVFVDNLIEVITQRDFIVARAFVNSVVLTVASVTVLVVIAAMVGFVMQRRASPVRTVANFFVLAGLIVPPAVVPTVWVLQTVGLFGTLPGLILIEITFGLAFSILLFRAFVSTIPRSLDEAAIIDGASSFRLFFSVIIPLMRPIAITVIVVQSVAIFNDFANPLYFLPGDDNATVQLTLYNFQSRSSNQWNLLFMDILLITIPPLIMYIFFNRQIVAGMTSGAVKG; from the coding sequence GTGAAACGCGACCGCACCATGCGCTGGGTGATTGGAATCGCTGCCATCGCCGTCTCGATCGTCGTGTTCATCCTGCCGTTCATCTTCATCCTTCTTCAGGCCGCGAAGACGCGCCGCGGGGCAGCCGAGCTGTCGTTCAGCTGGCCGACGGAGTGGGTGTTCGTCGACAACCTGATCGAGGTCATCACCCAACGCGACTTCATCGTTGCTCGCGCCTTCGTGAACTCCGTGGTCTTGACGGTGGCGAGTGTGACGGTGCTGGTGGTGATCGCCGCGATGGTGGGCTTCGTCATGCAGCGCCGGGCCTCCCCGGTGCGAACGGTGGCGAACTTCTTCGTCCTGGCTGGTCTGATCGTGCCGCCGGCAGTGGTGCCGACGGTGTGGGTGCTGCAGACGGTGGGCCTGTTCGGCACGCTGCCGGGGTTGATCTTGATCGAGATCACGTTCGGTCTGGCGTTCTCGATCCTGTTGTTCCGGGCGTTCGTGTCCACGATCCCGCGGTCGTTGGATGAGGCGGCGATCATTGATGGAGCGAGCTCATTCCGCTTGTTCTTCTCGGTGATCATCCCATTGATGAGGCCCATCGCGATCACGGTGATCGTCGTGCAGTCCGTCGCGATCTTCAACGACTTCGCCAACCCGCTGTACTTCCTGCCCGGGGACGACAATGCGACCGTCCAGCTGACGCTCTACAACTTCCAGAGTCGCTCGTCGAACCAGTGGAACCTGCTCTTCATGGACATTCTGCTGATCACCATCCCACCGCTGATCATGTACATCTTCTTCAACCGCCAGATCGTTGCCGGAATGACCTCCGGCGCCGTCAAAGGCTGA
- a CDS encoding carbohydrate ABC transporter permease yields MTAEATEVRAGRVRQVRTLGTVRHAYPLWFYLPAAVLFLVFFAIPTFASFYFSLTRWTLFDQEFIGLENYVQFFREPQLYQSFINTLIYGFVTSGLKVVIGLALGVLLTSALVGRNYLRSVIFFPVLVSTIGVGIMFKALLDPFDGVVNGALETLGITGPGWLTDPSLALLTIAGIDVWKGLGIACLIYIAGLVAIPTEYYEAARVDGASRWAVFTSITLPLVKPATGTVLILSLIGGLRSFDLIWATTGGGPGFSSDVIGSVIYKQYQAGFYGLSTAGNVVLFLVVTAIMVPISLMLNKREVEQ; encoded by the coding sequence GTGACCGCTGAGGCCACCGAGGTGCGGGCCGGCAGGGTTCGTCAGGTCCGCACCTTGGGCACTGTTCGCCATGCGTATCCGCTCTGGTTCTACCTGCCCGCGGCGGTGTTGTTCCTGGTGTTCTTCGCGATCCCGACGTTTGCGTCGTTCTACTTCAGCCTGACCCGCTGGACGTTATTCGATCAGGAGTTCATCGGGTTGGAGAACTACGTCCAATTCTTCCGTGAGCCGCAGTTGTATCAGAGCTTCATCAACACGTTGATCTACGGGTTCGTCACCTCGGGGTTGAAGGTGGTCATCGGTCTGGCGTTGGGAGTGCTGCTCACCTCGGCGCTGGTGGGGCGCAACTATCTGCGGTCAGTGATCTTCTTCCCGGTGCTGGTCTCCACGATCGGTGTGGGGATCATGTTCAAGGCGCTGCTGGACCCTTTCGATGGTGTGGTCAACGGGGCCTTGGAGACTCTCGGGATCACAGGTCCGGGATGGCTGACGGATCCGAGTCTGGCGTTGTTGACGATCGCTGGGATCGATGTGTGGAAGGGCCTGGGGATCGCCTGCCTGATCTATATCGCCGGCCTGGTGGCGATCCCGACCGAGTACTACGAGGCCGCCCGGGTCGATGGGGCGAGTAGGTGGGCAGTGTTCACATCGATCACGTTGCCGCTGGTCAAACCAGCGACCGGCACGGTGCTCATCTTGTCCTTGATCGGTGGGCTGCGTTCGTTCGACCTGATCTGGGCGACCACCGGTGGCGGGCCGGGGTTCAGCTCGGACGTGATCGGGTCGGTGATCTACAAGCAGTACCAGGCCGGGTTCTATGGCTTGTCCACCGCCGGCAACGTGGTTCTGTTCCTCGTGGTGACCGCGATCATGGTCCCGATCTCACTGATGCTGAACAAGCGGGAGGTCGAGCAGTGA
- a CDS encoding DUF2277 domain-containing protein: MCRNIRTLHNFEPHATSEEVHAAALQYVRKVSGMNKPSAANQAIFDQAVADIAHTTEHLLADLVTQAPPKDREVEAAKAKARAAKRYGTQAASA, from the coding sequence ATGTGCCGCAACATCCGGACCCTCCACAACTTCGAACCGCACGCCACGTCGGAGGAGGTGCACGCCGCCGCGCTGCAATATGTGCGCAAGGTGAGTGGGATGAACAAGCCCTCCGCCGCGAACCAGGCCATTTTCGACCAGGCTGTCGCCGACATCGCCCACACCACGGAGCATCTACTCGCGGACCTGGTCACCCAAGCCCCGCCGAAGGACCGGGAGGTCGAGGCCGCGAAGGCCAAGGCGCGGGCGGCCAAGCGCTACGGGACACAAGCAGCCAGCGCCTGA